A stretch of Aerococcus urinaehominis DNA encodes these proteins:
- the trmB gene encoding tRNA (guanosine(46)-N7)-methyltransferase TrmB — translation MRVRHKPWAQERLAADNDFMVQTPSQFQGEWGQKVFNNQNDIHVEVGSGKGNFIVGMAQAHPDINFIGIELQASVFITALEKAQAVSGGLDNLKLVLTDGQNLNDIFADDELQRIYLNFSDPWPKKRHAKRRLTHKNFLAVYQQVLDERGNLHFKTDNQALFEYSLVSMSKYGMVLDWVSLDLHHSDYIGNIMTEYEEKFSKKGQVIYRLEASFPVAN, via the coding sequence ATGCGAGTCAGACACAAGCCTTGGGCTCAAGAGCGGTTGGCAGCAGATAATGATTTTATGGTTCAAACACCTAGTCAATTTCAAGGGGAATGGGGTCAAAAAGTATTTAATAATCAAAATGACATCCATGTTGAAGTTGGATCGGGAAAAGGTAATTTTATTGTGGGTATGGCTCAAGCCCATCCGGACATTAATTTTATTGGCATTGAACTGCAGGCCTCTGTATTTATTACAGCCCTAGAAAAAGCTCAGGCTGTGAGTGGGGGACTAGATAATCTAAAACTAGTCCTCACTGATGGTCAAAATCTAAATGATATTTTTGCTGACGATGAACTTCAGCGTATTTACCTAAATTTTTCTGATCCCTGGCCTAAAAAACGTCATGCTAAACGACGATTGACACATAAGAATTTTCTGGCCGTTTACCAACAAGTGCTTGATGAGCGAGGCAACCTTCATTTTAAGACTGACAACCAAGCTTTATTTGAGTATTCCTTGGTATCAATGTCTAAGTATGGCATGGTTTTGGACTGGGTCTCCCTAGACTTACATCATAGTGATTATATAGGGAATATTATGACTGAATACGAAGAAAAATTTTCTAAAAAAGGCCAGGTTATCTACCGGTTAGAAGCTAGTTTTCCGGTTGCTAACTAA